A stretch of the Actinoalloteichus fjordicus genome encodes the following:
- a CDS encoding AMP-binding protein: protein MSRSDTPNSVWTGLRGIRTLIDNGVLRPMRPDRLIRMLAAMWRWNTSLPLGYATGAVRHPDRPAVIDEHGAVSYAELSERTTRLANGLAGQGVREGSWLGVLCGNHRALVETLVAGSKLGAKILLLTDALSPAQVARFLDDQQVDTVVIDHEFRPRLRAVDRALTTIIAWSETPVSAITIEQLIIDSTSTPRARRQDPEDVVVLTSTSHGLATAVPSRTPSRITPAATVFGRIPLEAGERTLMAAPLSHTWGMSALHLTVVLGATLILLREPDAASMLSTLRRYRCTSMFTRPSMLHGLVEAGPPPEGLPALRAVVSTGAQLPGELAARFRDEFGPVLHNLYGTTELSWVSIATPADLRRAPGTVGRPPRDIRVTIRDEQGTLLPPGESGRIFVEGAGWELQREQDTIAQSFGPAGRAFTGDLGHLDATGLLFVDGSASDTHSTDHE from the coding sequence ATGAGCCGGTCGGACACCCCGAACAGCGTCTGGACCGGCCTGCGCGGCATCCGCACTCTGATCGACAACGGAGTGCTCCGCCCGATGCGCCCCGATCGACTGATCCGGATGCTCGCCGCCATGTGGCGGTGGAACACCAGTCTGCCGCTCGGCTATGCGACGGGCGCCGTTCGGCACCCGGACCGGCCTGCGGTGATCGACGAGCACGGCGCCGTCAGCTATGCGGAGCTGAGCGAGCGCACCACCCGGCTGGCCAACGGGCTGGCGGGCCAGGGAGTGCGGGAGGGCTCCTGGCTGGGCGTGCTGTGCGGCAATCACCGCGCACTGGTCGAGACACTGGTGGCGGGCAGCAAGCTCGGGGCGAAGATCCTCCTGCTCACCGATGCCCTGTCCCCGGCCCAGGTCGCGCGGTTCCTCGATGACCAGCAGGTCGACACCGTCGTCATCGATCATGAGTTCCGCCCGAGGCTACGGGCCGTCGACCGTGCGCTGACGACGATCATCGCGTGGTCGGAGACACCGGTCTCGGCGATCACCATCGAGCAGCTGATCATCGACTCGACGTCGACACCGCGAGCGCGGCGACAGGACCCGGAGGACGTCGTCGTCCTCACCTCCACCAGCCACGGACTGGCCACCGCCGTCCCGAGCCGAACACCCTCACGCATCACGCCCGCCGCGACGGTGTTCGGCCGCATCCCGCTGGAGGCGGGCGAGCGGACCCTCATGGCGGCGCCGCTCTCCCATACCTGGGGCATGTCGGCGCTGCACTTGACCGTGGTCCTCGGCGCGACGCTGATCCTGCTGCGCGAGCCCGACGCCGCCTCGATGCTGTCCACGCTGCGCCGCTATCGCTGCACCTCGATGTTCACCCGGCCCTCGATGCTGCACGGGCTGGTCGAGGCCGGTCCGCCGCCGGAGGGCCTGCCCGCCCTGCGCGCGGTCGTCTCCACCGGGGCGCAGCTGCCCGGCGAGCTCGCGGCCCGGTTCCGGGACGAGTTCGGCCCGGTGCTGCACAACCTCTACGGCACGACCGAGCTGTCCTGGGTCAGCATCGCCACCCCCGCCGACCTGCGCCGCGCCCCCGGCACCGTCGGACGGCCGCCGCGCGACATCCGGGTGACGATCCGCGACGAACAGGGGACGCTGCTGCCGCCGGGCGAGTCCGGACGAATCTTCGTCGAGGGCGCGGGATGGGAATTGCAGCGCGAGCAGGACACCATCGCCCAGTCGTTCGGCCCGGCGGGCCGGGCGTTCACCGGCGACCTCGGGCATCTTGACGCGACGGGACTGCTGTTCGTCGACGGCAGCGCCTCCGACACTCATTCGACGGATCATGAGTGA
- a CDS encoding EamA family transporter, with translation MGELTNGTPTAGASGGSGSPAGGRPAALLLVMTGGFSVQFGAAVAVSLFVLLGPVGTVALRLTLAALVLLAITRPRLRGRTRGDLISVVGLGLALATMNIGIYEAMARMPLGPAVTLEFLGPLGLAVVLSRRLRDVAWVLLAGAGVILLSSGGFDRLDPVGVLFSLGAGAGWACYILLSAQAGRRFPGVQGLALAMCVAAVIALPLGIASAGTALFVPSTLAVALAVALLSSVLPYSVEMHALRRIPARVFGVLMSLGPAMAALAGFLVLGQRLSILEVVAIGLVIVASGGATFFSRPQAEPSPT, from the coding sequence GTGGGCGAGCTGACGAACGGAACACCGACGGCGGGGGCATCGGGCGGTTCGGGATCTCCGGCGGGCGGCAGGCCCGCCGCCCTGCTGCTGGTGATGACCGGTGGCTTCTCCGTCCAGTTCGGCGCGGCGGTGGCCGTCTCGCTGTTCGTCCTTCTCGGCCCGGTGGGCACGGTGGCGCTCCGACTGACGCTGGCCGCCCTGGTCCTGTTGGCGATCACCCGACCGAGACTTCGGGGTCGCACCCGAGGTGACCTGATCTCGGTCGTCGGACTGGGCCTCGCCCTCGCCACGATGAACATCGGCATCTACGAGGCCATGGCGCGGATGCCGCTCGGCCCGGCCGTCACGCTGGAGTTCCTCGGCCCGCTCGGTCTCGCGGTCGTGCTCTCGCGGCGTCTCCGCGACGTGGCCTGGGTGCTGCTGGCGGGTGCGGGCGTCATCCTGCTGAGCAGCGGCGGCTTCGACCGACTCGATCCGGTCGGCGTCCTCTTCTCGCTCGGGGCAGGCGCGGGCTGGGCGTGCTACATCCTGCTGAGCGCGCAGGCGGGCCGACGATTCCCCGGTGTGCAGGGGTTGGCACTGGCCATGTGCGTCGCCGCGGTGATCGCACTGCCGCTGGGCATCGCCTCGGCGGGGACGGCGCTGTTCGTCCCGTCGACCTTGGCCGTCGCACTCGCCGTCGCGCTGCTGTCCTCCGTGCTGCCGTACTCGGTGGAGATGCACGCGCTGCGCCGAATCCCGGCGCGCGTCTTCGGCGTCTTGATGAGCCTCGGGCCCGCGATGGCGGCGCTGGCCGGCTTCCTCGTGCTGGGCCAGCGGCTCTCGATCCTGGAAGTGGTGGCCATCGGCCTGGTCATCGTGGCCAGCGGCGGCGCGACGTTCTTCTCCCGACCGCAGGCCGAGCCCTCGCCCACCTGA
- a CDS encoding GNAT family N-acetyltransferase has product MSGTDTDDRPVRSIRIADTADIAGFLALLDDAVKWLCEHGSEGQWGSTPFSARESAVDRVTTWVRSGRVHLAEQDGTLLGAIALGPAPDYVPPTTVPEVYVVALVSGRDPAARGIGGRLLELAREFAVEQGVDRVRLDCWAGGEGRLIKYYQDRGFEPVETFDHHGWPGQILEQRLVSR; this is encoded by the coding sequence ATGAGCGGAACCGACACCGACGACCGGCCCGTCCGGTCTATCAGGATCGCCGACACCGCGGACATCGCGGGCTTCTTGGCGCTGTTGGACGACGCCGTCAAGTGGCTGTGCGAACACGGTTCCGAGGGGCAGTGGGGCTCGACGCCGTTCTCCGCACGGGAGAGCGCGGTAGACCGCGTCACGACGTGGGTACGCAGCGGCCGAGTACACCTCGCCGAGCAGGACGGGACTCTGCTCGGCGCCATCGCGCTCGGCCCGGCTCCCGACTACGTTCCGCCGACGACGGTGCCCGAGGTCTACGTGGTCGCTCTCGTGTCCGGACGTGACCCGGCCGCCAGAGGCATCGGCGGCCGACTGCTGGAACTGGCGCGGGAGTTCGCCGTCGAGCAGGGTGTCGACCGCGTACGCCTGGACTGCTGGGCGGGCGGCGAGGGACGCCTGATCAAGTACTACCAGGATCGCGGATTCGAGCCGGTGGAGACCTTCGACCACCACGGCTGGCCCGGCCAGATCCTCGAACAGCGTCTGGTCAGTCGATGA